A genomic segment from Spinacia oleracea cultivar Varoflay chromosome 3, BTI_SOV_V1, whole genome shotgun sequence encodes:
- the LOC110796468 gene encoding ATP sulfurylase 1, chloroplastic gives MASMAAIFTKTPNPTLSFPKPSKTQFTPSFNVSFPTRSPNRCGRNPMRVSSQLISPDGGRLVDLVVDDSIKREKMKEALDLPRIKLSKIDLQWVHVLSEGWASPLSGFMKENEFLQTLHFNSLRLDDGSFVNMSVPIVLAINDLVKNRIGDSDRVALFDPDDDHPVAILSDIQIYKHNKEERVARTWGTTAPGLPYVEETIANAGDWLIGGDLQVLEPIKYNDGLDRFRLSPSQLREEFLKRDADAVFAFQLRNPVHNGHALLMTDTRRRLLDMGYKNPILLLNPLGGFTKADDVPLHWRMKQHEKVLEDGVLDPETTVVSIFPSPMHYAGPTEVQWHAKARINAGANFYIVGRDPAGMGHPLEKRDLYDADHGKKVLGMAPGLERLNILPFKVAAYDKTQGKMAFFDPSRPRDFQFISGTKMRTLAKNNENPPDGFMCPSGWKVLVEYYDSVASSDNGKIPQAATATATAALAV, from the exons ATGGCTTCCATGGCGGCTATTTTCACCAAAACCCCAAACCCAACCCTCTCTTTCCCAAAACCATCCAAAACCCAGTTCACCCCATCATTCAATGTCTCATTCCCGACTCGAAGTCCGAATCGCTGTGGTCGAAACCCGATGCGAGTCTCATCGCAGCTGATTTCTCCCGACGGCGGAAGGTTGGTGGACTTGGTTGTGGATGATTCAatcaagagagagaaaatgaaggaaGCTCTCGATTTACCGAGGATCAAGCTTTCTAAGATCGATCTACAATGGGTTCATGTTCTTAGTGAAGGGTGGGCTAGCCCACTTTCTGGTTTCATGAAAGAAAATGAGTTCCTCCAAACGCTTCATTTCAATTCGCTCCGACTCGATGACGGTTCGTTTGTCAACATGTCGGTGCCGATCGTTCTCGCCATTAATGATTTGGTGAAGAATCGGATTGGCGACTCTGACCGGGTTGCCCTGTTTGACCCGGATGATGATCACCCGGTCGCTATCCTCTCTGA CATTCAGATATACAAGCACAACAAAGAAGAGCGTGTAGCAAGAACATGGGGTACGACTGCTCCTGGTCTTCCTTACGTGGAGGAAACAATAGCCAATGCTGGAGACTGGTTGATTGGAGGTGATTTACAAGTTCTAGAACCTATTAAGTACAATGATGGTCTTGATAGATTCCGGCTATCCCCCTCTCAGCTTCGTGAAGAATTCCTCAAGCGTGATGCTGATGCAGTCTTTGCTTTCCAACTTAGGAATCCAGTGCACAATGGCCATGCTCTACTAATGACTGACACACGTCGTAGGCTTCTTGATATGGGGTATAAGAATCCTATCCTTTTGCTTAATCCACTTGGAGGCTTCACCAAGGCGGATGATGTTCCTCTACATTGGCGTATGAAGCAACATGAAAAG gTGCTTGAAGATGGTGTGTTAGACCCAGAGACGACAGTGGTTTCGATATTTCCTTCCCCAATGCACTATGCTGGTCCAACTGAAGTACAATGGCATGCAAAGGCTCGTATTAATGCTGGGGCAAATTTCTACATTGTAGGACGTGACCCTGCTGGCATGGGTCATCCTCTTGAGAAAAGAGATCTTTACGATGCTGACCATGGTAAAAAAGTGCTCGGAATGGCTCCTGGACTTGAACGGCTCAACATCCTTCCATTCAAG GTTGCCGCCTATGATAAGACTCAAGGTAAAATGGCATTCTTTGATCCTTCAAGGCCtcgagattttcagttcatatCAGGCACCAAG ATGCGAACTCTTGCAAAGAACAATGAAAATCCCCCAGATGGATTTATGTGCCCCAGTGGATGGAAGGTGTTAGTGGAATACTACGACAGTGTTGCTTCCTCTGACAATGGCAAGATTCCTCAAGCTGCTACTGCTACTGCTACTGCTGCTTTAGCTGTTTGA